From one Halothece sp. PCC 7418 genomic stretch:
- a CDS encoding DUF4230 domain-containing protein translates to MVQTSETSTLENSGYSSEQPLPPTTSPASIPTRPSFSFLKAFLLMTTGGITLVTLLILIGIWRAGTGFFSLVESLFNAPPPQPEVAMPTLVVNQIQGVSDLTTAVFTMEAIVPTQQDRKLGNVTLGTTRLLYIAQGEVRAGVDLSAITAEDIVVNEETDSVVVNIPSAEILDHNLNVNHSQVYDYDRGFLNLGPDVAPQLQTLAQQKTLDKVLSAACQQGILDQARDRAQLTIKELLTASGYSNVKVVSEVSANHQCAVK, encoded by the coding sequence ACCCCCGACAACCTCCCCTGCTTCTATTCCCACTCGCCCTTCCTTCTCCTTTCTGAAAGCCTTTTTACTCATGACCACTGGGGGTATCACCTTAGTCACTTTGCTGATTTTAATTGGAATTTGGCGGGCAGGAACAGGCTTTTTTAGTTTAGTCGAAAGCCTGTTTAACGCGCCCCCTCCTCAGCCAGAAGTTGCCATGCCCACGCTGGTAGTGAATCAAATTCAAGGAGTGAGTGATTTAACAACAGCAGTGTTTACCATGGAAGCAATTGTTCCGACCCAACAAGACCGCAAGTTGGGGAATGTCACCCTCGGGACAACTCGGTTACTTTATATCGCTCAAGGGGAAGTCCGCGCAGGAGTTGATTTAAGCGCCATTACCGCAGAAGATATTGTGGTTAATGAAGAAACCGACAGTGTGGTCGTTAATATTCCCAGTGCTGAAATTTTAGACCATAACTTAAATGTCAATCACTCTCAGGTGTATGACTATGATCGCGGTTTTTTGAATTTAGGTCCAGATGTCGCCCCACAACTGCAAACTTTAGCGCAACAAAAGACCCTCGATAAAGTGTTGAGTGCTGCGTGTCAGCAAGGAATTTTAGACCAAGCGCGCGATCGCGCACAACTGACAATTAAAGAACTCTTAACCGCCAGTGGCTACAGCAATGTCAAGGTCGTTTCTGAGGTTTCTGCGAATCACCAGTGCGCGGTAAAATAG
- the cobO gene encoding cob(I)yrinic acid a,c-diamide adenosyltransferase: MTNSETVSETQLSAEAYKQKMQRRKEVQEERLKARTNEKGLIVVNTGPGKGKTSAALGMVVRSLGHGFKVAIVQFIKGAWEPAEKRVFEQWSDQLVFHAMGEGFTWETQDRDRDTEKAQAAWEKSLTYIHDSNYRLVLLDEINVALKLGYLDVATVVAGLAGKPEDSHVILTGRGAPTELIEAADLVTEMKLIKHPFREQGVKAQPGIEF; this comes from the coding sequence ATGACAAACTCGGAAACAGTCAGTGAAACCCAACTTTCTGCTGAAGCCTATAAACAAAAAATGCAACGGCGGAAAGAAGTGCAAGAAGAACGATTAAAAGCGCGAACTAATGAAAAAGGCTTAATTGTCGTTAATACAGGACCTGGAAAAGGGAAAACCAGTGCAGCATTAGGGATGGTCGTGCGGTCTCTGGGTCATGGCTTTAAGGTCGCGATCGTCCAATTTATTAAAGGGGCGTGGGAACCTGCGGAAAAAAGAGTCTTTGAACAGTGGTCAGATCAACTGGTGTTTCACGCCATGGGAGAAGGCTTTACTTGGGAAACACAAGACCGCGATCGCGATACGGAAAAAGCCCAAGCTGCATGGGAAAAAAGTTTAACCTATATCCATGACTCGAACTATCGTTTAGTTTTACTCGATGAAATTAATGTTGCTTTGAAACTCGGCTATCTCGATGTCGCGACAGTCGTTGCAGGCTTAGCGGGAAAACCAGAAGACTCTCACGTCATTTTAACGGGTCGTGGTGCGCCCACAGAATTAATTGAAGCAGCAGACTTAGTGACCGAAATGAAACTGATTAAACATCCCTTCCGCGAACAAGGGGTCAAAGCCCAACCTGGAATTGAATTTTAA
- a CDS encoding glutathione S-transferase family protein, protein MLKLYGATRSRAAIARWYLEELKVPYEFVELDMANGEHRKPPFLAINPMGKVPAIEDNGFSLWESGAILLYLADHYEPEPLTPQKRAILNQWILFANSTLSIGIFIESNRDNEMPKLFPPLNDHLTQHDYLVDDQFSAADVAVGAYLAYMPRMLQLDFSDYPAIAKYVENLSQRPAFKTGMGF, encoded by the coding sequence ATGCTTAAACTATATGGTGCAACCAGAAGTCGCGCCGCGATCGCGCGATGGTATTTAGAAGAACTGAAAGTTCCCTACGAATTTGTTGAACTGGATATGGCAAATGGGGAACATCGCAAACCACCATTTCTTGCTATTAACCCCATGGGAAAAGTTCCCGCGATTGAAGATAATGGCTTTTCTTTATGGGAGTCGGGAGCAATTCTTTTATATTTAGCCGATCACTACGAACCCGAACCACTAACTCCACAAAAACGGGCAATTCTGAATCAATGGATTTTATTTGCGAATTCAACCCTTAGCATTGGTATTTTTATCGAGAGTAACCGCGATAATGAAATGCCAAAACTCTTTCCCCCCTTAAACGATCATTTAACCCAACACGACTACTTAGTTGATGATCAATTTAGTGCTGCTGATGTTGCTGTCGGGGCTTATTTAGCTTATATGCCCAGAATGTTACAACTGGATTTTTCCGACTATCCTGCTATTGCTAAATATGTGGAAAATCTCTCCCAACGTCCTGCATTTAAAACAGGAATGGGCTTCTAA
- the radC gene encoding DNA repair protein RadC, which translates to MTNDYSLRIADLPTTERPRERLLQMGAKNLATAELIAILLGTGQGAGKLSAVGLGQYILQQLGSDKREPLAVLREISPQELMQIPGVGPAKATTISAAVELGKRAHQVRPNERTIIDSPGAAAAALSQDLMWQTQERFAVLLLDVKNQLLGLKVITIGTATETLAHPRDIFREIIRQGATRAIIAHNHPTGNVEPSPEDITLTEQLLQAGQLLSLPIVDHLILGDGNYQSLRQITKIWDQFPQGD; encoded by the coding sequence ATGACCAATGACTACTCCTTAAGAATTGCTGATTTACCCACCACAGAAAGACCCCGAGAAAGACTCCTACAAATGGGGGCAAAAAACTTAGCAACGGCGGAATTAATTGCAATTTTATTAGGAACAGGACAAGGGGCTGGTAAACTATCAGCAGTTGGTTTAGGGCAGTATATTCTCCAACAATTAGGTTCTGATAAACGAGAACCCCTTGCCGTTTTAAGAGAAATTAGTCCTCAAGAATTAATGCAAATTCCAGGGGTGGGACCAGCAAAAGCAACCACCATTTCTGCTGCGGTGGAACTCGGAAAACGGGCGCATCAAGTTCGTCCCAATGAACGCACAATTATTGATAGTCCTGGCGCTGCTGCTGCTGCACTCAGTCAAGATTTAATGTGGCAAACTCAAGAACGATTTGCCGTTTTATTATTAGATGTTAAAAATCAACTTTTGGGCTTAAAAGTGATCACCATTGGCACCGCAACCGAAACCTTAGCCCACCCCCGAGATATTTTCCGCGAGATTATCCGACAGGGGGCAACCCGGGCAATAATTGCTCATAATCATCCCACGGGAAATGTTGAACCCAGCCCCGAAGATATCACCTTAACCGAACAATTATTACAAGCTGGACAACTGTTAAGTTTGCCCATTGTGGATCATTTAATCTTAGGGGATGGTAACTATCAAAGTTTAAGACAAATTACAAAAATTTGGGATCAGTTTCCGCAAGGAGATTAA
- a CDS encoding TMEM14 family protein codes for MLIAKIAVILYGLLSIVGGIMGYKTAHSKVSLVSGGISGVLLLIGGIASFLGQSWGLILATIITAILILVFLIRLVKTQKFMPAGLMIIGGVIVLVLTLPRVVG; via the coding sequence ATGTTAATCGCAAAAATTGCAGTTATTCTTTATGGTCTTCTTTCAATTGTTGGAGGCATAATGGGCTATAAAACGGCTCACAGTAAGGTGTCTTTAGTGTCTGGAGGCATTAGTGGTGTTCTCTTATTAATTGGGGGAATAGCAAGTTTCTTAGGACAAAGTTGGGGCTTAATTCTTGCTACCATCATCACCGCGATCTTGATCCTTGTCTTTCTGATCCGTCTCGTAAAAACTCAAAAATTTATGCCTGCGGGCTTAATGATAATTGGGGGGGTCATTGTCTTAGTCTTAACCCTTCCTCGGGTAGTTGGTTAA
- a CDS encoding heme oxygenase (biliverdin-producing): protein MSVELATMLKEGTKKSHTMAENVGFVKCFLKGVVEKNSYRNLVANLYFVYSAMEEEMAKHTEHPIVSKIYFPELNRKASLEEDLQYYFGSNWRDTVSPSPAGEAYIQRIREVSAESPELLVAHSYTRYLGDLSGGQILKGIAQRAMNLEEGAGTSFYEFDAISDEKAFKNTYRQALNELPIDQTTADRIVDEANDAFGLNMKMFKELEGNLIKGIGIMVFNTLTRRNRSRKNKNKEFATAESTN from the coding sequence ATGAGCGTAGAACTAGCCACAATGTTGAAAGAAGGGACGAAAAAGTCCCACACGATGGCAGAAAATGTCGGCTTTGTCAAGTGTTTCCTGAAAGGAGTTGTGGAAAAAAACTCCTATCGTAATCTCGTCGCGAATCTTTATTTTGTCTATTCTGCGATGGAAGAAGAGATGGCAAAACATACCGAACATCCCATCGTCTCTAAAATTTACTTTCCTGAATTGAATCGCAAAGCAAGTTTAGAGGAAGATTTACAATATTACTTCGGCAGTAACTGGCGAGATACCGTTTCTCCTTCTCCTGCAGGTGAAGCCTATATTCAGCGTATTCGGGAAGTCTCTGCTGAATCCCCAGAATTACTAGTGGCGCACTCCTACACTCGCTACTTAGGTGACTTATCTGGGGGACAAATTCTCAAAGGCATTGCACAACGGGCGATGAACTTAGAAGAAGGCGCAGGAACGTCTTTCTATGAGTTTGATGCGATTTCTGATGAGAAAGCGTTCAAAAACACCTATCGTCAAGCCCTTAACGAGTTACCCATTGATCAAACGACAGCAGATCGCATTGTGGATGAAGCGAATGATGCGTTTGGCTTAAACATGAAGATGTTTAAAGAGTTAGAAGGGAATCTGATTAAAGGGATTGGAATTATGGTCTTTAATACCCTCACTCGTCGCAATCGATCGCGCAAAAATAAAAACAAAGAATTTGCAACAGCCGAATCGACAAACTAA
- a CDS encoding 2Fe-2S iron-sulfur cluster-binding protein, with the protein MSVQVHFLPDDVMIEAEPGEPVLEVAERAGLFIPTGCMMGSCHACEVELEDGTPFCACISAIPEEEKFVINLIDDPIW; encoded by the coding sequence ATGAGTGTACAGGTTCATTTTCTTCCCGATGATGTGATGATTGAAGCCGAACCCGGTGAACCCGTGTTAGAGGTTGCGGAACGGGCGGGTCTTTTTATTCCCACTGGCTGCATGATGGGGTCTTGTCATGCTTGCGAAGTGGAATTAGAAGATGGCACCCCCTTTTGTGCTTGTATTAGTGCCATTCCCGAAGAGGAAAAATTTGTGATTAACCTCATTGATGATCCCATCTGGTAA